The genomic segment GCATCCTAGCAGTGTGTATAACTGCATACATAGGCTACATAGATGGACCATGGCCTTTCACCTATCCAGGTAAAAACTCCAATACTTTATAGATTAACCTTGCATAACAACCGTACACGTGTAACCAAGACTGATTATTGGATTGACATTTGATTTTTCATGAGATTCTttcttcattatatatatatatatatatatatatatatatatatatatatatatatatatatatatatatatatatatattgcttgtattttctcatttgtaagtcgctttggataaaagcgtctgcgaaatgaataaatgtaaatgaaaatatataggGTAGTAGAGATAGGCAGGCTTATAGGTGAACTTTTATGCTAAGTTTATAACATTAAATggctatgaaaaaaaaacttactttcAGGAATTTGTATTGAAGGATTATATGACGTTTGCTTTACAGTCTTTTcctcatttcatttatatagaaTGAGTTCAAGAATTGATCCTTACAGAACTCACGTTTACAGTTTAAAGAAACCGAGAATGGACATCTAGGTTGTGTTGACCGTGTTAAATGTTTTAAGGTTAATAAAAGAGAACGGCACAATacattttgaaatatatatgaGACATAGCGTGTGAGATTGCTTTACAGGAGAAGATTTTTGCAAATAGACTTCCACATTAACATGCATGAATTAGCGCAGGAAATGTAAAACATTAgggttacttttttttaatgtattttttaaaatattgttttggaaaataatttcCAGGCACAAAGAACACCCCTGTCCAAATCACAGCAATGGTGCTCAGTCTAGGCTACTTCATCTTCGACATGGCCTGGTGCGTGTACTTCCAGACTGAGGGTCTGGTAATGCTTGCCCACCATACCATGAGCATTCTGGGTATTCTGCTGACTCTGTGGCTGGGTGAGTCGGGCATTGAGTCCTGCGCCGTGATCTTTGGCAGCGAGATCACCAACCCGCTGCTGCAGACTCGCTGGTTCCTGAAGCACTCTGGCCGCTACAACACTTTCCTGGGCGACTTGGTGGACATCCTGTTCGTATTCTTGTTTGTCATTATGCGAGTATTCGTGGGCGGCGCCATGCTGTACTGCGAGCTGATCTCACCCAGGCCA from the Ictalurus furcatus strain D&B chromosome 17, Billie_1.0, whole genome shotgun sequence genome contains:
- the tlcd5a gene encoding TLC domain-containing protein 5a produces the protein MSLLVLGVGVCLAGWIALYVLLCYTNSSCGYEWNCRLVTLFHGILAVCITAYIGYIDGPWPFTYPGTKNTPVQITAMVLSLGYFIFDMAWCVYFQTEGLVMLAHHTMSILGILLTLWLGESGIESCAVIFGSEITNPLLQTRWFLKHSGRYNTFLGDLVDILFVFLFVIMRVFVGGAMLYCELISPRPKFIIKCGGVAMYVLSWVFVADIFRFAYRKSSVKFQHWKSPAQVHADINGQEIKRD